GCGAACACGATAGACACCATCTATTGCCGTAATTTTGTACCGATAATGTTTGTTGTACCTTGGAAATAGTCTCTATCCAaacattttgtaaattttatttgatacATTAGTCATCCAAAATTAACTCAAATGGAAAATACTACGTTATATAAAGAGCTCAACAATATTCCGTTGGCTGATGATGATCCCCAAGGTGAAAATTCCTTCATATTACATTCAATTCATACGTTGTTTAACTTTTCGTTTCGTTATGGCTGCAGCTGTCATTCCGTCCGATGGAGAGGAAGCAGGCGTAGAGCGCCATTCATTAGACTCTATGTCTTCTCGTTTTACCAATGATAGCTCAGAGCATCCCCTTTGTGGTGAATCGACCATATATAGTTAGATATTCATTACTAGATTTAAGATCATGAAGTGTTACAGATGGAGATATCAACTTGgatgaacaagaagaaaaggcgCGTCTAATAG
The nucleotide sequence above comes from Daphnia carinata strain CSIRO-1 chromosome 3, CSIRO_AGI_Dcar_HiC_V3, whole genome shotgun sequence. Encoded proteins:
- the LOC130697602 gene encoding short coiled-coil protein B; translation: MENTTLYKELNNIPLADDDPQAVIPSDGEEAGVERHSLDSMSSRFTNDSSEHPLCDGDINLDEQEEKARLIAQVMELQNTLDDLSQRVDSVKEENLKLRSENQVLGQYIENLMSASSVFQSTSPKIKKK